A genomic stretch from Planctomycetaceae bacterium includes:
- a CDS encoding alpha/beta hydrolase fold domain-containing protein, producing MKNNSSLLMIILASLFLSISVYAEPALVYMTQNDILYRDANEAKSDTYIKERCRLDIYYPANKEHFATVVWFHGGGIKGGNKSIPDELKEQGIAVVAVNYRLYPKVKCPVYIEDAAAAVAWVFENIAKHGGDPNKIFISGHSAGGYLVSMVGMDKTWLAKYNIDANKIAGIIPCSGQMITHMVVREERKIPDTQPIIDQFAPLYHMRADAPALILITGDRNLELLGRYEENAYMMRMMKVAGHQKTELYEIQGHNHGEMIKPAFTILLNYLKSRGI from the coding sequence ATGAAAAATAATTCATCGTTGCTAATGATCATACTTGCCTCCCTGTTTTTATCCATTAGCGTTTATGCTGAACCGGCTCTTGTATATATGACTCAAAATGACATTTTGTATCGTGACGCAAACGAAGCAAAATCAGACACTTACATTAAGGAGCGTTGTCGGCTCGACATATACTATCCGGCCAATAAGGAGCATTTCGCGACAGTGGTATGGTTTCACGGCGGCGGCATTAAGGGCGGAAACAAAAGCATTCCAGACGAATTAAAAGAACAGGGAATCGCCGTAGTCGCGGTCAATTACCGTTTATACCCAAAAGTTAAATGCCCTGTGTATATTGAAGATGCCGCAGCAGCCGTTGCCTGGGTGTTTGAGAATATTGCAAAACACGGCGGCGACCCAAACAAAATATTCATATCCGGCCATTCCGCAGGCGGCTATCTGGTAAGTATGGTCGGCATGGACAAAACATGGCTGGCGAAATATAACATTGACGCAAATAAAATCGCCGGCATTATTCCGTGCAGCGGTCAGATGATAACTCACATGGTTGTCCGGGAAGAAAGAAAAATTCCTGACACACAGCCTATTATTGACCAGTTCGCACCACTGTATCATATGCGTGCGGACGCCCCGGCTTTGATTTTAATCACCGGCGACAGGAATCTGGAGTTACTCGGCAGATACGAGGAAAACGCTTATATGATGCGTATGATGAAGGTTGCAGGCCATCAAAAAACAGAGTTGTATGAGATACAGGGACACAACCACGGCGAAATGATTAAGCCGGCATTTACCATTCTATTGAATTATCTCAAAAGTCGCGGGATTTGA
- a CDS encoding KamA family radical SAM protein translates to MLNDADSSAASVESQDSEPPGRPSPACSPQNLNDLNNSAADSDPNDWKWQVKNRIRSAEQLATYLPGLKRPHIDSVIQKFPMAITPYYASLIRRADISDPVFAMAVPQPRELVDPLFLCDDPLSEDEDMPVPGMVHRYRDRVLLITTTMCSMYCRHCTRKRIAGARESSITAQRIRQVTEYLLAHPEVSDVIVSGGDPLTMSDGSIEMVLSSLRSVPTVQVIRIGTRVPVVMPMRITDNLVNMLKKYHPLWINTHFNHPNEITPQAKQACAKLADAGIPLGNQTVLLAGVNDDVKVIEQLCRGLVQMRVRPYYLYQCDLVRGVEHFRTSVRKGMEIMEYLRGRIGGIAIPTFVVDAPHGGGKIPILPNYIVSMSPSHTVLRNYQGLLVNYPEPCIQSLPANTTPAEQTGVWELASGRTNFVAPARNHRIKRHEKSVDKKTAYLFEP, encoded by the coding sequence ATGTTAAATGATGCTGATTCGTCAGCGGCTTCTGTCGAGAGTCAGGATTCAGAACCTCCGGGTAGGCCTTCGCCTGCCTGCTCCCCACAAAATTTAAATGATTTGAATAATTCTGCCGCGGATAGCGACCCCAATGACTGGAAATGGCAGGTTAAAAACCGCATACGGTCTGCCGAGCAATTGGCAACTTATCTGCCGGGCTTGAAGCGTCCACATATTGACAGCGTTATTCAAAAGTTCCCTATGGCTATTACGCCGTATTATGCCTCGCTGATTCGCCGGGCGGACATTTCCGACCCTGTGTTTGCGATGGCTGTCCCGCAGCCGCGTGAGCTTGTTGACCCGCTGTTTCTCTGCGACGACCCTCTGTCAGAGGACGAAGATATGCCTGTGCCGGGTATGGTGCACCGCTATCGCGACAGAGTCCTGCTTATCACAACCACGATGTGCTCGATGTACTGCCGTCACTGCACCCGCAAGAGAATCGCCGGCGCACGCGAAAGCTCCATCACCGCACAGAGAATCCGACAGGTTACCGAATATCTCCTCGCACATCCAGAAGTAAGCGACGTAATCGTCTCAGGCGGCGACCCGCTGACAATGAGCGACGGCTCTATCGAAATGGTGCTTTCATCGCTGCGTTCTGTGCCGACTGTTCAGGTCATCCGTATCGGAACGCGCGTACCGGTCGTTATGCCGATGAGAATTACCGATAATTTGGTTAATATGCTGAAAAAATACCATCCTCTGTGGATTAACACGCATTTTAACCATCCGAACGAAATCACTCCGCAGGCCAAACAGGCCTGTGCCAAACTTGCCGACGCCGGCATTCCGCTTGGCAACCAGACGGTACTACTGGCCGGCGTAAACGATGACGTAAAGGTTATCGAACAGCTCTGCCGGGGACTGGTTCAAATGCGTGTCCGGCCGTATTATCTTTACCAGTGCGACCTTGTCCGCGGCGTTGAGCATTTCCGCACATCCGTTCGCAAGGGTATGGAGATTATGGAGTACCTCCGCGGCCGAATCGGCGGTATCGCGATACCGACTTTCGTCGTCGATGCCCCTCACGGCGGCGGTAAAATTCCGATACTGCCAAACTACATAGTTTCGATGAGTCCTTCGCATACGGTTTTACGAAATTATCAGGGATTGCTGGTCAATTACCCTGAACCATGCATACAATCTCTGCCTGCAAATACAACTCCTGCGGAGCAAACAGGCGTATGGGAGCTTGCAAGCGGCAGAACAAATTTTGTCGCCCCTGCAAGAAATCACCGAATCAAACGGCACGAAAAATCTGTCGACAAAAAAACTGCCTATCTGTTTGAGCCTTAA
- a CDS encoding ATP-grasp domain-containing protein: MPAKKLIGFVYDLRKDYLAEGYSEQDVAEFDSESTIDAIQKTIESLGYNVERVGNAKSLCKMLTAGKRWDMVFNIAESLGGRCRESYVPAILELYQIPYTFSDPLVCATTLDKAIAKQLVAQANLATAKYAVVENEKDLKNIKLTYPLFAKPLAEGTGKGIDGNSHIEDAKQLKKICVQLLKDYRQPVIVEEYLPGREFTTAILGSDADAYVLGTMEIEIRSKDEPAIYSYVNKEECESRIFYHPVTDSPALKKEVETLALECYKVLQCRDAARVDIRCNSEGKPCFLEVNPLPGMHPSHSDLPMIATQEGMSYDKLIGTILDNAFKRAKNG; the protein is encoded by the coding sequence ATGCCGGCAAAAAAACTGATAGGTTTCGTTTATGATTTGCGCAAGGACTACCTCGCCGAGGGATACTCCGAACAGGATGTCGCCGAGTTCGATTCCGAGAGCACAATCGACGCGATTCAGAAAACCATTGAATCGCTGGGCTATAATGTCGAACGAGTCGGCAACGCTAAATCTCTGTGCAAAATGCTCACCGCCGGCAAACGCTGGGACATGGTTTTCAATATTGCAGAAAGCCTCGGCGGCAGATGCCGTGAATCTTACGTGCCGGCAATTCTCGAACTTTACCAGATACCTTACACATTTTCAGACCCGCTGGTCTGCGCAACGACACTCGATAAAGCAATCGCCAAGCAGCTTGTCGCACAGGCAAACCTTGCAACGGCAAAATACGCGGTTGTCGAAAATGAAAAAGATTTAAAAAATATCAAATTGACTTACCCGCTGTTCGCCAAGCCTCTTGCCGAGGGAACAGGCAAAGGCATCGACGGCAATTCGCACATCGAAGACGCAAAACAGTTGAAAAAGATTTGCGTACAATTATTGAAAGACTATCGCCAGCCGGTGATTGTCGAGGAATACCTGCCGGGCAGAGAATTTACAACAGCCATTCTCGGCAGCGACGCAGATGCTTATGTTCTCGGGACAATGGAAATTGAGATACGCAGCAAAGATGAGCCTGCGATTTATTCTTATGTAAACAAGGAAGAATGTGAATCGCGGATTTTTTATCACCCTGTTACAGACTCCCCCGCCTTAAAGAAGGAAGTTGAAACTTTAGCTCTTGAGTGTTATAAAGTTTTGCAGTGCCGTGACGCAGCTCGTGTCGATATTCGCTGCAACAGCGAAGGCAAACCCTGTTTTCTGGAGGTTAATCCTCTGCCTGGAATGCATCCGAGCCATTCGGACCTGCCGATGATTGCGACGCAGGAAGGAATGAGCTATGATAAGCTGATTGGCACAATTCTCGATAACGCGTTTAAAAGAGCAAAGAATGGATGA
- a CDS encoding ATP-grasp domain-containing protein: MDDILILHNTFGPADDPLYQSRAAVMEQVDMVAQSCKKIGIKCAILEVENITHLMSILAGRKEKIIFNLVEEFIGDIKQACFVPLICQSFNKSCTGSKTAVLITAQDKSQTKNLLTQKGLPCPVGVTFGPNDKFNPNLFKKGKYIIKPALSDASEGITTDCVVQMPADREKAKKIVKQIQKKFNQPVIMEQFICARELNVSVLEKDGKIEVLPIAEIDFSAFPKDLPKIVDYDAKWQKDSFAYNNTPRKIPADLDKKLSNEIEKLAVGAWNTLGCRDYVRVDFRLDEEDKPYIIEINPNPDISADAGFAAALEAAGIPYELFVFAVIENANKRL; the protein is encoded by the coding sequence ATGGATGACATACTAATCTTACACAACACCTTCGGTCCCGCTGACGACCCGCTGTATCAAAGCAGAGCGGCCGTAATGGAGCAGGTCGATATGGTTGCCCAATCGTGCAAAAAAATAGGAATTAAATGTGCCATTCTTGAGGTAGAAAACATAACACATCTGATGAGTATCCTTGCAGGCCGAAAAGAAAAGATAATTTTCAATCTGGTCGAGGAATTCATCGGCGATATTAAACAGGCCTGTTTCGTGCCGTTAATCTGCCAGTCATTTAATAAAAGCTGCACAGGCAGCAAGACCGCCGTTCTTATAACCGCACAGGATAAATCGCAAACAAAAAATCTGCTGACTCAAAAAGGTCTGCCGTGCCCTGTCGGCGTTACCTTTGGGCCAAATGATAAATTCAATCCGAATCTGTTTAAAAAAGGAAAATACATAATCAAGCCCGCTCTTTCGGATGCAAGCGAAGGCATTACAACGGATTGCGTTGTGCAGATGCCCGCAGACAGAGAAAAAGCGAAAAAGATTGTTAAGCAGATACAAAAAAAATTCAACCAGCCGGTGATTATGGAGCAATTCATCTGCGCAAGGGAACTAAATGTTTCGGTTCTCGAAAAAGACGGCAAAATTGAAGTGCTGCCGATTGCGGAGATTGATTTTTCCGCGTTTCCGAAAGATTTGCCGAAAATTGTAGATTACGATGCGAAATGGCAAAAGGATTCTTTCGCATATAACAATACGCCACGAAAAATTCCGGCCGATTTGGATAAAAAGTTGAGTAATGAAATTGAAAAACTTGCAGTCGGTGCGTGGAACACGTTGGGCTGCCGGGATTATGTGCGTGTCGATTTCAGACTCGATGAAGAAGACAAGCCGTATATTATTGAGATTAATCCCAATCCTGATATTTCCGCCGACGCAGGTTTTGCCGCCGCTCTGGAGGCAGCCGGCATTCCGTATGAACTTTTTGTTTTCGCGGTAATTGAAAACGCAAACAAACGTTTGTAG
- a CDS encoding GNAT family N-acetyltransferase — translation MKIKIRKAIADDQKTVLDFIVRTDFFRPVEVDIAREVFEDAVLQKPGCTYQSYVAVMGNKVVGWVCFGATPCTLGTFDIYWIAVDPDFQKQHIGSQLLAFAEKEIAAQKGRLSVIETSGSEKYVSTQQFYIKNGYNKMADIADFYAPNDSKLIFTKIIS, via the coding sequence ATGAAGATAAAAATCAGAAAAGCAATAGCCGACGACCAAAAAACTGTTTTGGATTTTATCGTCCGAACAGATTTTTTCCGCCCTGTCGAAGTTGACATTGCCCGCGAAGTTTTTGAGGATGCTGTTTTGCAAAAGCCCGGCTGCACGTATCAGTCTTATGTCGCGGTTATGGGAAATAAAGTTGTCGGCTGGGTTTGTTTCGGAGCAACGCCCTGCACACTGGGAACGTTTGATATTTATTGGATTGCGGTCGACCCTGATTTTCAAAAGCAGCACATTGGCTCACAACTGCTTGCCTTTGCGGAAAAAGAGATAGCCGCTCAAAAGGGGCGATTATCGGTAATTGAGACTTCCGGCTCGGAAAAATATGTGTCAACCCAGCAGTTTTACATAAAAAATGGTTACAACAAAATGGCCGATATAGCTGATTTTTACGCACCAAACGACTCGAAACTGATTTTCACCAAAATAATCAGCTAA
- a CDS encoding four helix bundle protein, with the protein MSFAFENLIVYQKSVDFADNICGLTEQFPRGFYFLADQLNRASLSISTNIAEGNGRFTKPDRKHFFGIARGSVQECVPLLELAKRRKLITDDINVQLRNRLEEIAKMLSGLINGLEKREK; encoded by the coding sequence ATGAGCTTCGCCTTTGAAAATCTCATTGTTTATCAAAAGTCTGTCGATTTCGCGGATAACATCTGTGGGCTAACAGAGCAATTCCCAAGAGGGTTTTATTTTCTTGCTGATCAGTTGAACAGAGCCTCATTATCAATATCCACAAACATTGCCGAAGGGAACGGTCGTTTCACCAAACCTGACAGAAAACATTTTTTTGGCATCGCCAGAGGTTCTGTACAGGAATGTGTTCCTTTGCTTGAGTTGGCCAAACGAAGAAAATTAATCACAGATGACATAAACGTACAATTAAGAAATCGCCTTGAAGAAATTGCTAAAATGTTATCAGGCCTTATAAACGGACTGGAAAAAAGAGAAAAATAA
- a CDS encoding nitroreductase family protein → MDIFETIKSRRSIRLFNQEKLDRNFLIELVEAARCAPAAANIQSLEYIIVDEPDMCSKLFTTLAWAGHVKPKRNPAPLQRPVAYIIVLVDTEIKKEAHVDAAAAIENILLAAWGKGVGSCWLGSIDRLKIQEILNIDEKYQINSVIALGKPAETPVMEDAGESTKYYLDDKDVLHVPKRPLKKIMHINRFDGK, encoded by the coding sequence ATGGATATTTTTGAAACCATCAAATCTCGTCGCAGTATCAGGCTTTTCAATCAGGAAAAATTAGACAGAAATTTTCTAATTGAATTAGTCGAAGCAGCAAGGTGCGCCCCTGCTGCGGCGAATATTCAATCACTCGAATACATCATCGTCGATGAACCAGATATGTGCAGCAAGTTATTTACCACTCTTGCCTGGGCCGGACATGTCAAACCGAAACGAAACCCGGCACCTCTGCAAAGGCCGGTCGCTTATATAATTGTCCTTGTTGACACTGAAATAAAAAAGGAAGCTCATGTAGATGCCGCCGCTGCCATAGAAAATATTTTACTGGCCGCATGGGGAAAAGGCGTAGGCTCCTGCTGGCTTGGCTCAATTGACAGGCTGAAAATTCAGGAAATTTTAAATATCGATGAGAAATATCAAATCAATTCGGTTATTGCTCTTGGCAAACCCGCTGAAACACCCGTTATGGAAGACGCCGGCGAAAGCACAAAATATTATCTCGACGATAAAGATGTGCTGCACGTCCCCAAAAGGCCGCTGAAGAAAATCATGCATATCAACAGATTCGACGGTAAATAA
- a CDS encoding response regulator transcription factor, with amino-acid sequence MEQKKILIVDDENDCRLTLVAELRSAGYKVVSASDAVAAVMMAIQERPDLILLDIGLPARSGIVVMERIAALSTIAMTPIIIVTASDSEETKMHALKNGAVGYFQKPFEIDELLEAIQKALGVSVSGDADTEHQY; translated from the coding sequence ATGGAACAGAAAAAAATACTTATAGTTGATGATGAAAATGACTGCCGGTTGACATTGGTCGCGGAATTGCGTTCAGCGGGCTATAAAGTAGTATCTGCCAGCGATGCTGTGGCGGCTGTTATGATGGCCATACAGGAAAGACCCGATTTGATTCTTCTCGATATCGGTTTGCCTGCGAGAAGCGGAATTGTTGTTATGGAACGTATTGCCGCTCTGAGTACCATTGCCATGACGCCGATTATTATCGTAACAGCATCGGATTCTGAAGAAACAAAAATGCATGCATTAAAAAATGGTGCCGTAGGGTATTTTCAAAAACCATTTGAAATTGACGAACTTTTAGAAGCCATTCAAAAAGCGTTGGGAGTTTCAGTATCCGGCGATGCGGACACGGAGCATCAATATTAA
- a CDS encoding response regulator yields MPDKILVVDDEPDILRVVTFSLKKWGYEVITAVNGQEGLDKIEAEKPDLVLLDAGMPVMNGFEMLEELRGNSECKNIPVIMLTAHSDPRDIDIAHKYGILEYVTKPFDPIELRGKIANAMSHSK; encoded by the coding sequence ATGCCAGATAAAATCTTAGTTGTTGATGATGAACCGGATATTTTGAGAGTCGTTACATTTAGTCTGAAAAAATGGGGCTATGAAGTCATAACAGCAGTGAACGGTCAGGAAGGACTGGACAAAATAGAAGCCGAGAAACCAGACCTCGTCCTGCTTGATGCCGGTATGCCCGTAATGAATGGGTTTGAGATGCTTGAAGAATTACGTGGTAATTCGGAATGTAAAAATATTCCTGTAATAATGCTGACCGCGCATTCAGACCCCAGAGATATAGATATTGCCCATAAATACGGCATCCTCGAATATGTTACCAAGCCGTTTGACCCGATAGAATTACGGGGAAAAATCGCAAATGCAATGAGTCATTCGAAATAA
- a CDS encoding PAS domain S-box protein produces MAKNHETSGRYKKKLVRILFYTLPFIVVFFAIFAIVNAQKRIWKNNLHKELQIHIYRETIGVESYLREVVQDISFLADSAEETEIFDNSGRKVRSDLTDLFVNFGYARGIYSQFRVLDIGGMEIVRVDFKNDKAVICPEDKLQDKSSRYYFTDSIVLDKGLIYISKLDLNVENEQIEMPYNPMLRFATPIFDKSGTKKGLLVLNYMASSLLNVVGDHSQKSFDSNIKSQFLNKDGYWLYNSEQEKCWGFMFNDRQNRSMIVENPELWEKIKNSTDGIFENKEGIFVYNTVYPLKTAFGRLGIENISDIKTRTGERYWKIVSYIPSDYIAAYQSKANMILFLLFGVISVVIIIIENKLISNQKQLLQKQENLETVFQVVPVGMLLLNEKMEVVKINGFIKNLISQYSLGDQLGNLLGCIHSFETPEGCGHSTSCPKCPIRNAAKAAMEKDKSACCVEVVSTLLIDGKKTDLWLEINIEPIVLNGSKHVIMAMNNITERKQAGEALKQSETMLRTIFAAAPVGIALSKGRVIQNLNNQMSEISGYTSEELIGHSTQVLYPDMAEFERVSRDLYTNLRQNGFNSIEAMLRRKDGKIVNVLLRSSMLDINDLNAGEIVTVLDITERKRVETALRQSEAVLSSTFAAAPVGILLIKERIFRKINNQMSEISGYTSEELIGQSSQILYPDMAEFERVGRELYINLGQNSLDCIEAIWQRKGGKVVNVLLSSSMLDINDPNAGEIVVVLDITERKQAEKLLQTEKDNLKAIFNAAPVGMLLLNEKAEVTQINGVVEKLIGQYHLGDQPGDLLGCIHSFETPEGCGHSRSCPKCSIRNSIVKALNLDRPSHCEEVPTTLLVEGEKITLWLEIIIEPVVLDGSKYVIVAMSDITNRKKAEKEMEEAVEMKSKFISTASHELRTPLTSIKEGVNLVYSEMTGPLNDDQKEFLGIAKRNVDRLARLINDVLDYQKMTAGRMDFNLKPANINETVKLVEETMRPLIKEKGLDLIIELDDGVPMVNFDKDKIIQVLTNLVNNALKFTEKGSVKVTTSRSDDNIITAVKDTGDGIKQEDMSKLFKEFEQLPTKDNFRKTGGTGLGLVISKKIIESHGGKIWAESEYEKGTTFYFTLPMEAIPCQIKS; encoded by the coding sequence ATGGCTAAAAATCATGAAACCAGCGGTCGGTACAAAAAAAAATTAGTGAGGATATTATTCTATACTCTTCCATTTATTGTGGTTTTCTTTGCGATATTTGCCATAGTAAATGCGCAAAAGAGGATATGGAAAAATAATCTGCATAAGGAACTACAGATACATATATATAGAGAGACTATCGGCGTTGAGAGTTATTTGAGGGAAGTTGTACAGGATATTTCCTTTCTTGCCGATTCTGCTGAAGAAACTGAAATTTTTGATAATTCCGGCAGGAAAGTACGCTCTGATTTAACCGACTTGTTTGTAAATTTCGGCTATGCACGTGGAATTTATTCGCAGTTTCGCGTACTTGACATCGGCGGCATGGAAATCGTTAGGGTAGATTTCAAAAATGACAAAGCGGTAATCTGTCCCGAAGACAAATTGCAGGACAAAAGCAGCAGATATTATTTTACCGACTCTATTGTTCTGGATAAGGGTCTGATATATATATCAAAACTCGATTTGAATGTTGAAAATGAACAAATCGAAATGCCGTATAATCCGATGCTTCGCTTTGCGACTCCGATTTTTGATAAATCAGGAACAAAAAAAGGATTGCTGGTTCTTAACTATATGGCATCTTCGCTTCTGAATGTTGTGGGAGACCATTCCCAAAAAAGTTTTGATTCGAATATAAAAAGTCAGTTTTTGAATAAAGACGGATACTGGTTATATAACTCCGAGCAGGAAAAATGCTGGGGCTTTATGTTCAATGATCGGCAAAACCGCTCAATGATTGTAGAAAATCCCGAACTGTGGGAAAAGATAAAAAATTCAACAGACGGTATTTTCGAAAATAAAGAAGGTATTTTTGTTTATAACACAGTATATCCACTCAAAACTGCATTCGGACGTTTGGGAATTGAAAACATCTCTGATATTAAAACCAGAACTGGTGAACGGTACTGGAAAATTGTATCGTATATACCAAGCGATTATATTGCAGCTTATCAGAGTAAGGCCAATATGATTTTATTTTTGCTTTTTGGTGTCATCAGCGTCGTTATTATAATAATAGAAAACAAACTTATATCAAATCAGAAACAGCTTCTGCAAAAGCAGGAAAATCTTGAAACAGTCTTTCAAGTTGTACCTGTAGGAATGCTTCTGCTAAATGAAAAAATGGAAGTTGTAAAAATCAATGGTTTTATCAAAAATTTAATAAGCCAATATAGTCTCGGCGACCAGCTCGGAAACTTACTGGGTTGTATCCATTCCTTTGAAACCCCCGAAGGTTGCGGACATAGCACTTCATGTCCTAAGTGTCCGATTCGCAATGCTGCCAAAGCAGCAATGGAAAAAGACAAGTCCGCCTGCTGTGTAGAAGTCGTGTCAACGCTTTTAATAGACGGTAAAAAAACAGATTTATGGCTGGAAATAAATATCGAACCGATAGTTTTGAATGGCAGCAAACATGTGATTATGGCGATGAACAATATTACCGAGCGCAAGCAGGCTGGAGAGGCTCTCAAGCAAAGCGAAACTATGCTCCGCACCATCTTCGCTGCAGCACCGGTTGGTATAGCACTTTCAAAAGGGCGCGTCATACAGAATCTCAATAACCAAATGAGTGAAATATCTGGTTATACATCTGAAGAATTGATTGGGCATTCAACGCAGGTGCTTTATCCGGACATGGCGGAGTTTGAACGGGTGAGCCGGGACCTCTACACCAACCTCAGACAAAATGGGTTCAACAGTATCGAAGCGATGTTGCGGCGAAAAGACGGGAAAATAGTTAATGTATTGTTAAGATCGTCGATGCTGGACATAAATGATTTGAACGCCGGTGAGATTGTTACCGTTCTTGACATCACCGAACGCAAGCGGGTAGAAACGGCTCTCCGACAAAGCGAAGCTGTGTTAAGCAGCACATTTGCGGCAGCACCGGTAGGCATTCTGCTGATTAAGGAACGTATCTTCCGGAAAATTAACAACCAGATGAGTGAAATATCTGGTTATACATCTGAAGAATTAATTGGGCAATCCTCGCAGATACTTTATCCGGACATGGCGGAATTTGAACGGGTGGGTCGAGAGCTCTACATCAACCTCGGGCAAAACAGTTTAGACTGTATCGAGGCGATATGGCAGCGAAAAGGCGGGAAAGTAGTTAATGTATTGTTAAGCTCATCAATGCTGGACATAAATGATCCGAATGCCGGCGAGATTGTTGTTGTTCTTGACATCACCGAACGCAAGCAGGCGGAGAAGTTGTTGCAAACCGAGAAGGACAACCTTAAGGCTATATTTAATGCGGCTCCAGTCGGAATGCTTCTACTCAACGAAAAGGCGGAAGTTACACAAATCAACGGCGTTGTCGAAAAATTGATAGGCCAATATCATCTCGGTGATCAGCCCGGAGATTTACTGGGTTGTATCCATTCCTTTGAAACCCCCGAAGGTTGTGGACATAGCAGATCCTGCCCAAAATGCTCAATTCGCAATTCCATCGTAAAAGCATTAAACCTTGATCGACCCTCACATTGCGAGGAGGTCCCGACAACACTTTTGGTGGAAGGGGAAAAGATAACTCTCTGGCTGGAAATAATTATCGAACCCGTTGTTTTGGACGGCAGTAAATATGTGATTGTAGCCATGAGCGATATTACCAATCGCAAAAAAGCTGAGAAAGAAATGGAAGAGGCTGTTGAAATGAAATCAAAATTTATTTCTACCGCTTCCCATGAATTGAGAACGCCTTTGACCTCTATAAAAGAAGGTGTAAACCTTGTATATAGCGAAATGACCGGTCCGCTCAACGACGACCAGAAAGAATTTCTGGGTATCGCAAAGAGAAACGTTGACCGGCTCGCCAGATTGATAAACGATGTTCTGGATTACCAAAAAATGACTGCCGGCAGAATGGATTTTAATCTGAAGCCCGCAAATATAAATGAAACTGTTAAGCTCGTCGAAGAAACAATGAGGCCGCTGATAAAAGAAAAAGGCCTGGATCTTATAATCGAGCTTGATGATGGAGTTCCAATGGTAAATTTTGATAAGGATAAAATCATTCAGGTGTTGACCAACCTTGTAAACAACGCCCTTAAGTTTACCGAAAAAGGCAGCGTAAAAGTTACTACTTCCCGCAGCGATGATAATATTATCACTGCTGTCAAAGACACAGGAGACGGAATCAAGCAGGAAGATATGTCAAAGCTGTTTAAGGAATTTGAACAATTACCCACTAAAGACAACTTCAGAAAAACAGGCGGAACAGGCCTGGGCCTTGTGATTTCCAAAAAAATTATAGAAAGCCACGGCGGTAAAATATGGGCAGAATCTGAATATGAAAAAGGAACTACATTTTATTTCACTTTACCTATGGAGGCGATACCATGCCAGATAAAATCTTAG